A section of the Verrucomicrobium sp. GAS474 genome encodes:
- a CDS encoding YicC/YloC family endoribonuclease gives MKSMTGHGRAVGGPAPDGRRIVVELQSVNRKQIEVVCSLPRFLAFAEAPLREAVSGAIARGRVTLSVSFASADGKKKGAAPVLDKAAALLWHKELDALRKKMGLKAEVPLDLVMRGPGIFLDAETEALPDETAQKAWLAVLEKTTKGALAAFDRMRLAEGDHLAADLLKRIREMEAIVKKIAKRAPHVVTAYAAALRVRIAALGLTLADNDERLAKEVVLHADRCDITEELTRLSSHFAQFRAFLEGAEAAGRSLDFLAQELNREINTIGSKANDVEIAHQVVALKSALEKVREQIQNFE, from the coding sequence ATGAAGAGCATGACGGGACACGGCCGCGCCGTCGGCGGCCCCGCCCCGGACGGCCGCCGGATCGTCGTCGAACTCCAGTCGGTCAACCGGAAGCAGATCGAGGTCGTCTGCTCGCTCCCCCGCTTCCTCGCCTTCGCCGAGGCCCCGCTGCGGGAGGCGGTCTCCGGGGCCATCGCCCGGGGCCGCGTCACCCTCTCGGTCAGCTTCGCCTCGGCCGACGGGAAGAAGAAGGGAGCGGCCCCGGTCCTCGACAAGGCGGCGGCCCTCCTCTGGCACAAGGAACTCGACGCCCTGCGGAAGAAGATGGGGCTGAAGGCCGAGGTGCCGCTCGATCTCGTGATGCGCGGCCCCGGCATCTTCCTCGACGCCGAGACCGAGGCGCTGCCCGACGAGACGGCGCAGAAGGCGTGGCTCGCCGTCCTTGAAAAGACGACGAAGGGGGCCCTCGCGGCGTTCGACCGGATGCGCCTCGCCGAGGGGGACCACCTCGCCGCCGATCTCCTGAAGCGGATCCGGGAGATGGAGGCGATCGTGAAAAAGATCGCGAAACGGGCTCCCCACGTCGTCACCGCCTACGCCGCCGCCCTCCGCGTCCGGATCGCCGCCCTCGGGCTGACCCTCGCCGACAACGACGAGCGCCTGGCGAAGGAAGTCGTCCTCCATGCCGACCGGTGCGACATCACCGAGGAGCTGACCCGCCTTTCGAGCCATTTCGCCCAGTTCCGGGCCTTCCTTGAAGGTGCCGAGGCGGCGGGACGGTCCCTCGACTTCCTCGCCCAGGAACTGAATCGGGAGATCAACACGATCGGATCGAAGGCGAACGACGTCGAAATCGCCCATCAGGTCGTCGCCCTGAAGAGCGCTCTTGAAAAAGTGAGGGAACAAATCCAGAATTTCGAATGA
- the gmk gene encoding guanylate kinase: MSGTSPNESPREVEKTFRRHGILFVVSAASGTGKSTLCNSLRQSKDFIYSVSCTTRAPRPGEIDGEDYHFLSREHFEEKVAAGGFIEHAHVHGNYYGTLKQTVLDAIASGTDVLLDIDAQGAESIRKNPDPQIAASLVDVFIMPPTFEELERRLRKRGTETEESIIRRLANGREEMQRWSEFKYTILSGSMEEDLTKFRAIMRAERYLSRRLTLDES; this comes from the coding sequence ATGAGCGGAACAAGCCCCAACGAATCGCCCCGGGAAGTCGAAAAGACCTTCCGCCGCCACGGCATCCTCTTCGTCGTCTCGGCGGCCTCGGGGACCGGCAAGAGCACGCTCTGCAACAGCCTCCGCCAGTCGAAGGACTTCATCTACTCGGTCTCCTGCACCACCCGCGCCCCCCGCCCGGGCGAGATCGACGGGGAGGACTACCACTTCCTGAGCCGCGAGCACTTCGAGGAGAAGGTCGCCGCCGGGGGGTTCATCGAGCACGCCCACGTCCACGGGAACTACTACGGGACGCTGAAGCAGACCGTCCTCGACGCCATCGCCTCCGGCACCGACGTCCTCCTCGACATCGACGCCCAGGGGGCCGAGAGCATCCGCAAGAATCCCGATCCCCAGATCGCCGCCTCCCTCGTCGATGTCTTCATCATGCCGCCGACCTTCGAGGAACTCGAACGCCGCCTCCGCAAGCGCGGCACCGAGACCGAGGAGAGCATCATCCGCCGCCTCGCCAACGGGCGGGAGGAAATGCAGCGGTGGTCGGAGTTCAAGTACACGATCCTCAGCGGCTCGATGGAGGAGGACCTCACGAAGTTCCGCGCCATCATGCGGGCCGAGCGTTACCTCAGCCGCCGGTTGACCCTCGACGAGAGCTGA
- a CDS encoding flavoprotein, which yields MKGKAKRILLGVTGSISAYRAVDLASLLTKEGVEVDVILTKEGSRFITPLAFSCLTKRPAYVEDGLEEGGFRPTHIGLADDADLALVAPATAHHIGLLAQGLSPDLLSSALLALPEKTPILFAPAMNGKMWRHPAVAANVKTLTQRGVRWIGPDKGLLACGYEGIGRLWPVNEIFKAAMALL from the coding sequence ATGAAGGGCAAGGCCAAGCGCATCCTCCTCGGCGTGACGGGCTCGATCTCGGCCTACCGCGCCGTCGACCTCGCCAGCCTCCTGACGAAGGAGGGGGTCGAGGTCGACGTCATCCTGACGAAGGAAGGCTCCCGCTTCATCACGCCGCTCGCCTTTTCCTGCCTCACGAAGCGCCCCGCCTACGTCGAGGACGGCCTGGAGGAGGGCGGCTTCCGTCCCACCCACATCGGCTTGGCCGACGATGCCGACCTCGCCCTCGTCGCGCCCGCCACGGCCCATCACATCGGCCTGCTGGCCCAGGGCCTCTCCCCGGACCTCCTTTCCTCGGCCCTCCTCGCGCTGCCGGAGAAGACCCCCATCCTCTTCGCCCCGGCAATGAACGGCAAGATGTGGCGGCATCCCGCCGTCGCGGCGAACGTGAAGACCCTGACGCAGCGCGGCGTCCGCTGGATCGGGCCCGACAAGGGGCTCCTCGCCTGCGGCTACGAGGGGATCGGGCGGCTCTGGCCGGTGAACGAGATCTTCAAGGCGGCGATGGCGCTCCTCTAA
- the purE gene encoding 5-(carboxyamino)imidazole ribonucleotide mutase — protein sequence MAKKTLSKAKAAPKKKGSPKNQIPVVGIIMGSTSDWTTMSETAKILEEFGVPFETEIVSAHRTPDKLMQYAGSATARGLHLIIAGAGGAAHLPGMAAAFTSLPVLGVPVESKALKGLDSLLSIAQMPYGVPVGSLAVGVPGAKNAALLAVSILALHDEDLARKWQAFRVKQTDLVLNQTL from the coding sequence ATGGCAAAGAAAACCCTCTCCAAGGCAAAGGCGGCTCCCAAGAAAAAGGGCTCCCCCAAGAATCAAATTCCCGTCGTCGGCATCATCATGGGGAGCACCTCCGATTGGACGACCATGAGCGAGACGGCGAAGATCCTCGAGGAGTTCGGCGTTCCTTTCGAGACCGAGATCGTCTCGGCCCATCGCACCCCCGACAAGCTCATGCAGTACGCCGGGTCGGCGACGGCCCGCGGCCTCCACCTCATCATCGCGGGCGCGGGCGGCGCGGCCCACCTGCCCGGCATGGCGGCGGCCTTCACCAGCCTTCCCGTCCTCGGCGTCCCCGTCGAGAGCAAGGCGCTGAAGGGCCTCGACTCCCTCCTCTCCATCGCCCAGATGCCCTACGGCGTCCCCGTCGGCTCCCTCGCCGTCGGCGTTCCCGGCGCGAAGAACGCCGCGCTCCTCGCCGTCTCGATCCTCGCCCTCCACGACGAGGACCTCGCCCGGAAGTGGCAGGCCTTCCGCGTGAAGCAGACCGACCTCGTCCTGAATCAGACGCTCTAG
- a CDS encoding 5-(carboxyamino)imidazole ribonucleotide synthase, producing MTAAPILPGKTIGILGGGQLGRMLALSARKLGYGVHIYEPTPSAPAGQVADLEVNRPYEDAAALAEFARGVDVLTYEFENIPVSVLEPLEQIVPLRPGRHILHTAQSRRREKEFLVQHGFPVVPHAIVESEAAFVAAVGKIGRPSVLKTVDFGYDGKGQQAIREGSDLAALWKAHGTGAGIVEGWITCEAELSVLVARGLDGKAKTFPVSRNDHRHHILDLCVVPAPLPVAAVIEAQRVALAIAQQLDLVGLLAVEFFLTREGEVLVNEMAPRPHNSGHYSFDACLTGQFEQQLRAVCGLPLGETDLLSPVIMRNLLGDVWKDGKEPAWDRLLALPGLRLHLYGKAEARPGRKMGHYCVLAPTIEKALEIDAAAQKILGR from the coding sequence ATGACTGCGGCCCCCATCCTCCCCGGCAAGACCATCGGCATCCTCGGCGGCGGCCAGCTGGGCCGGATGCTCGCGCTCAGCGCCCGGAAGCTCGGCTACGGCGTCCACATCTACGAGCCGACGCCCTCGGCCCCCGCCGGGCAGGTCGCCGACCTCGAGGTGAACCGTCCCTACGAGGACGCCGCCGCGCTGGCCGAGTTCGCGAGGGGAGTCGACGTCCTCACCTACGAATTCGAGAACATCCCCGTCTCGGTCCTCGAACCGCTCGAGCAGATCGTCCCCCTGCGGCCCGGCCGCCACATCCTCCACACCGCCCAGAGCCGACGCCGGGAGAAGGAATTCCTCGTCCAGCACGGTTTCCCCGTCGTCCCCCACGCCATCGTCGAGAGCGAGGCCGCCTTCGTCGCCGCGGTCGGGAAGATCGGGCGTCCGTCGGTGCTGAAGACGGTCGATTTCGGCTACGACGGCAAGGGCCAGCAGGCGATCCGGGAGGGGAGCGACCTGGCCGCCCTCTGGAAGGCCCACGGGACCGGCGCGGGCATCGTCGAGGGGTGGATCACCTGTGAGGCCGAGCTCTCCGTCCTCGTCGCCCGGGGCCTCGACGGCAAGGCGAAGACCTTCCCCGTCTCCCGCAACGATCACCGCCACCACATCCTCGACCTCTGCGTCGTCCCCGCGCCGCTCCCCGTCGCCGCCGTGATCGAGGCCCAGCGCGTCGCCCTTGCCATCGCGCAGCAGCTCGACCTCGTCGGCCTCCTCGCCGTCGAGTTCTTCCTGACGCGGGAAGGGGAGGTGCTGGTCAACGAGATGGCCCCGCGCCCCCACAACTCGGGCCACTACTCCTTCGACGCCTGCCTCACCGGGCAGTTCGAGCAGCAGCTCCGCGCCGTCTGCGGCCTCCCCCTCGGCGAGACCGATCTCCTTTCCCCCGTCATCATGCGGAACCTCCTCGGCGATGTCTGGAAGGACGGCAAGGAACCGGCGTGGGACCGCCTCCTGGCGCTCCCCGGCCTCCGCCTCCATCTCTACGGCAAGGCCGAAGCCCGTCCGGGCCGGAAAATGGGCCATTACTGCGTCCTCGCGCCGACCATCGAGAAAGCCCTCGAGATCGACGCCGCCGCGCAAAAGATACTCGGTCGTTAG
- the nrdR gene encoding transcriptional regulator NrdR has protein sequence MKCPKCSSQQDRVVDSRPLKDGAAVRRRRECIDCSYRFTTYEEVEGEDLRVQKRDGRYEPFDRRKLMSGLEKACEKRPVNRETIEKAVDTIVEDLRRKYNDEIPTTAIGEGIMHQLREIDEVAYVRFASVYRKFRDIKEFVSTVESLDL, from the coding sequence ATGAAGTGTCCCAAATGTAGCTCCCAACAAGACCGGGTGGTCGATTCGCGCCCCCTAAAGGACGGGGCGGCCGTGCGCCGTCGCCGGGAGTGCATCGATTGCAGCTACCGTTTTACGACTTATGAAGAGGTCGAGGGCGAGGATCTCCGCGTCCAGAAGCGCGATGGCCGCTACGAGCCCTTTGACCGGCGCAAGCTGATGAGCGGCCTCGAAAAGGCGTGCGAGAAGCGGCCCGTGAACCGCGAGACCATCGAGAAGGCCGTCGACACGATCGTCGAGGACCTCCGCCGCAAGTACAACGACGAGATTCCCACCACCGCCATCGGGGAGGGGATCATGCACCAGCTTCGGGAAATCGACGAAGTGGCCTACGTCCGCTTCGCCTCCGTCTACCGGAAATTCCGGGACATCAAGGAATTCGTCAGCACGGTCGAATCGCTCGACCTCTAA
- a CDS encoding glyoxalase superfamily protein: protein MKTYSVAPVMQVNDLDAALRYYVDVLGFTEDFRFGEYAGVRHGEAALHLCAHHVGNRPVGGGSAFIFCDEVDDYCAEIRKKGARIDMEPGDRPYKMRDFGVLDPDGNRLCFGRVDPDACA from the coding sequence ATGAAGACCTATTCCGTCGCCCCCGTGATGCAGGTGAACGACCTCGATGCCGCCCTGAGGTATTACGTCGACGTCCTCGGCTTCACCGAGGATTTCCGCTTCGGCGAGTACGCCGGGGTGCGGCACGGGGAGGCGGCGCTCCATCTCTGCGCCCACCACGTCGGGAACCGCCCCGTCGGCGGCGGCTCGGCCTTCATCTTCTGCGACGAGGTCGACGACTATTGCGCGGAGATCCGCAAGAAGGGCGCCCGGATCGACATGGAGCCCGGCGACCGTCCGTACAAGATGCGCGACTTCGGCGTCCTCGACCCCGACGGGAACCGGCTCTGCTTCGGCCGCGTCGATCCGGATGCCTGCGCCTGA
- a CDS encoding histidine triad nucleotide-binding protein, translating into MPTLFEKIIAREIPANIIYEDDRVLAFRDISPQAPHHILVIPKKAIARIAEAGEEDEALIGHLLLTAAKVAKENGFAETGFRLVMNNGGDGGETVPHMHLHLLGGRPLAWPPG; encoded by the coding sequence ATGCCGACCCTGTTTGAAAAAATCATCGCCCGGGAGATTCCCGCGAACATCATCTATGAGGACGACCGCGTCCTCGCCTTCCGGGACATCAGCCCCCAGGCGCCCCACCACATCCTCGTGATCCCGAAAAAGGCGATCGCCCGGATCGCCGAGGCGGGGGAGGAGGACGAGGCCTTGATCGGTCACCTTCTCCTCACGGCCGCCAAGGTGGCCAAGGAAAATGGTTTCGCCGAGACCGGCTTCCGGCTGGTGATGAACAATGGGGGCGATGGCGGGGAAACGGTCCCCCACATGCATCTCCATCTGCTGGGGGGGCGTCCTCTCGCGTGGCCTCCCGGTTAG
- a CDS encoding PhoH family protein — translation MQIQSEFLSKKETEAAANAKNAPASNGGADRIQVDMTSLRVKNYILDTNVLLHDPNSLYHFADNEVWIPVEVLAELDKFKNEQTERGANARAVHRHLTKIFACDSEAAIHGTPLPGGGTIRLAVNDLLVRTSKPHPAMQRFLKIFPDLDKIDHRILASCLYAYDKAPRPTVLVTKDLNMQLKALVLGIPAEDYLTDKVEAKDVESYDLPRIEVGANELQRFATNWTLSLGNPRTSSLCLNEYVLLAVNENKTMPARYYGDGTFQRLNVPERIHIPRGIDIRPMNLGQQCLVDALLDPNISLVTCYGQAGTGKTLMSIAAGLSKVYEEAYDGITISRPVVPMGESVGFLPGSLEEKMRPWLQCIYDALEVLLPANAPKSAPFAGKKQAKKSKSAAQEAEQRKAAIAKANGNGMAGPALKPYERLVEQGLLEIEALCYIRGRSIPRRFFVLDEAQQLTPLEAKTIVTRMSKGSKLVMVGDPAQIDNPYVDSRSNGLVYTRTRLKGEPITAHVALNKGERSALAEIGAQRM, via the coding sequence ATGCAAATCCAATCCGAGTTCTTGTCCAAGAAGGAAACTGAAGCCGCCGCCAACGCCAAAAACGCTCCCGCCAGCAATGGAGGAGCCGACCGCATCCAGGTCGACATGACCAGCCTGAGAGTGAAGAACTACATCCTCGACACCAACGTCCTCCTTCACGACCCGAACTCCCTCTACCACTTCGCCGACAACGAAGTCTGGATCCCCGTCGAAGTCCTCGCCGAACTCGACAAGTTCAAGAACGAGCAGACCGAGCGCGGCGCCAACGCCCGCGCCGTCCACCGCCACCTCACGAAGATCTTCGCCTGCGATTCCGAGGCCGCCATCCACGGCACCCCCCTTCCCGGCGGCGGCACGATCCGCCTGGCCGTGAACGACCTCCTCGTCCGCACCTCGAAGCCCCATCCGGCGATGCAGCGCTTCCTGAAGATCTTCCCCGACCTCGACAAGATCGACCACCGCATCCTCGCCTCCTGCCTCTACGCCTACGACAAGGCCCCCCGCCCGACGGTCCTCGTGACGAAGGACCTGAACATGCAGCTGAAGGCCCTCGTCCTCGGCATCCCGGCGGAGGACTACCTCACCGACAAGGTCGAGGCGAAGGACGTCGAGAGCTACGACCTGCCCCGCATCGAGGTCGGCGCGAACGAGCTCCAGCGTTTCGCGACGAACTGGACCCTCTCCCTCGGCAATCCCCGCACCTCCTCCCTCTGCCTGAACGAGTACGTCCTCCTCGCCGTGAACGAGAACAAGACGATGCCCGCCCGCTACTACGGGGACGGCACCTTCCAGCGTCTCAACGTCCCGGAGCGGATCCACATCCCGCGCGGCATCGACATCCGGCCGATGAACCTCGGCCAGCAGTGCCTCGTCGACGCCCTCCTCGACCCGAACATCTCCCTCGTCACCTGCTACGGCCAGGCCGGCACCGGCAAGACCTTGATGTCGATCGCCGCAGGCCTCAGCAAGGTCTACGAGGAAGCCTACGACGGCATCACCATCAGCCGCCCCGTCGTCCCGATGGGCGAGTCCGTCGGCTTCCTCCCCGGCTCCCTCGAGGAAAAGATGCGCCCCTGGCTCCAGTGCATCTACGACGCCCTCGAAGTCCTCCTCCCCGCCAACGCGCCGAAGTCGGCCCCCTTCGCCGGGAAGAAGCAGGCGAAGAAGAGCAAGAGCGCCGCGCAGGAAGCCGAGCAGCGGAAGGCCGCCATCGCGAAGGCCAACGGAAACGGCATGGCCGGGCCGGCGCTGAAGCCCTACGAGCGCCTCGTCGAGCAGGGCCTCCTCGAAATCGAGGCCCTCTGCTACATCCGCGGCCGCTCGATCCCTCGCCGCTTCTTCGTCCTCGACGAAGCGCAGCAGCTCACGCCGCTCGAGGCGAAGACGATCGTCACCCGCATGTCGAAGGGCTCGAAGCTCGTCATGGTCGGCGACCCCGCCCAGATCGACAACCCCTACGTCGACAGCCGCTCCAACGGCCTCGTCTACACCCGCACCCGGCTGAAGGGGGAACCGATCACGGCCCACGTCGCGCTGAACAAGGGCGAGCGGAGCGCCCTCGCCGAGATCGGCGCGCAGCGGATGTAA
- a CDS encoding peptidylprolyl isomerase yields MSTPTPSEAQAAVIKTTAGEMVVEFWSDVAPKTVENFQKLAGEGFYDGTAFHRIVKGFMIQGGDPLSKKDDPAVGTGGPGYKIKAEFNERPHVRGVLSMARSQHPDSAGSQFFICLADAKFLDRQYTAFGKVIKGDDVLGAIGDTPTKTGNGGEKSKPTTRVGVESITLVPRSSV; encoded by the coding sequence ATGAGCACCCCTACTCCGTCCGAAGCGCAGGCCGCCGTCATCAAAACCACCGCCGGGGAAATGGTCGTCGAATTCTGGTCCGACGTCGCCCCGAAGACCGTCGAGAACTTCCAGAAACTCGCCGGGGAAGGCTTCTACGACGGCACCGCCTTCCACCGCATCGTGAAGGGCTTCATGATCCAGGGCGGCGACCCCCTCAGCAAGAAGGACGATCCCGCCGTCGGCACCGGCGGCCCCGGCTACAAGATCAAGGCCGAGTTCAACGAGCGTCCCCACGTCCGCGGCGTCCTCTCGATGGCCCGCTCCCAGCACCCCGACTCCGCCGGCAGCCAGTTCTTCATCTGCCTCGCCGACGCGAAGTTCCTCGACCGCCAGTACACGGCCTTCGGCAAGGTCATCAAGGGCGACGACGTCCTCGGCGCCATCGGCGACACCCCCACGAAGACCGGCAACGGCGGCGAGAAGAGCAAGCCGACCACCCGCGTCGGCGTCGAATCGATCACCCTCGTTCCCCGCTCCTCTGTCTAA
- a CDS encoding response regulator, which produces MNHSSSPASEIDPKPARPILVVEDNPGVGQLLVRHLTKAGFTPYLAPDGQTAIGWLATLKPVLVLLDITLPDLDGSEVFSRIRANRSTERTPVIFITGLVGPDEEEALNRNTDENKCYMGKPFTRDKLLSCISRMLGEELPAV; this is translated from the coding sequence ATGAATCATTCCTCCTCCCCCGCTTCCGAAATCGATCCGAAACCGGCCCGCCCGATTCTCGTCGTCGAAGACAATCCGGGGGTGGGTCAATTGCTGGTCCGGCACCTCACGAAGGCGGGTTTCACGCCCTACCTGGCTCCCGACGGGCAGACGGCGATCGGCTGGCTGGCGACGCTGAAGCCGGTGCTGGTGCTGCTCGACATCACCCTTCCCGACCTCGACGGCAGCGAGGTGTTCTCCCGCATCCGGGCGAACCGCTCGACGGAACGGACGCCGGTCATCTTCATCACCGGCCTCGTCGGTCCCGACGAGGAAGAGGCGCTGAACAGGAATACCGACGAGAACAAGTGTTACATGGGTAAACCGTTTACCCGGGACAAGCTGCTCTCCTGCATCTCGAGGATGCTCGGCGAAGAATTGCCGGCGGTGTAG
- the clpS gene encoding ATP-dependent Clp protease adapter ClpS, translated as MAAPSPDTGQEVETLIDSAFEKCWGVVVWNDPINTMSYVTYVFEKVLKMVRDVAEKHMMEVHTKGKSLVATETREHAELFVHQLQSFGLNATMERVG; from the coding sequence ATGGCCGCCCCCTCCCCGGACACCGGGCAGGAGGTGGAGACGCTGATCGACTCGGCCTTCGAGAAGTGCTGGGGCGTCGTCGTCTGGAACGATCCGATCAACACGATGAGCTACGTCACCTACGTCTTCGAGAAGGTGCTGAAGATGGTCCGCGACGTGGCGGAGAAGCACATGATGGAAGTCCACACGAAGGGGAAGAGCCTCGTCGCCACCGAGACGCGGGAGCACGCGGAGCTCTTCGTCCACCAGCTCCAGTCCTTCGGCCTGAACGCCACGATGGAGCGCGTCGGGTGA
- the moeB gene encoding molybdopterin-synthase adenylyltransferase MoeB — translation MSFLSAINERFGNISFSNEEIKRYGRHLIMPEFTLAGQQKLKAARILTIGTGGLGSPLLAYLTAAGVGKIGLVDYDTVDYSNLHRQIIHKTRNVGKPKIASAIETMKEINPFVQVEAFETSFRSDNAMEIAKDYDIVIDGTDNFPTRYLVNDLCVLTGKPNVYGSIFRFEGQATVFWGEKGPCYRCLFPEPPEPGSVPSCAEGGVLGVLPGIIGVIQAIEAVKLITGIGEPLIGRLLLFDALKMKFREMKPRKDPACPVCGPNRTIHELIDYEVFCGTAAVEGGAAINPNGISEITVKELKSYQEMKRDFDLIDVREPQEWEIAKIPGAKLIPLGELPRRLHELDSSREIVLHCKVGARSMKAAKLLHDSGFRKLKNVAGGIDAWSHEIDPSVPVY, via the coding sequence ATGAGTTTCTTGTCAGCGATTAATGAGCGTTTCGGGAATATTTCTTTCTCGAATGAGGAGATCAAGCGGTACGGACGCCACCTCATCATGCCCGAATTCACGCTCGCCGGGCAGCAGAAGCTGAAGGCGGCCCGGATCCTGACGATCGGGACCGGCGGCCTCGGCTCCCCCCTCCTCGCCTACCTCACGGCGGCGGGTGTTGGCAAGATCGGCCTCGTCGACTACGACACGGTCGATTACTCCAACCTCCACCGCCAGATCATCCACAAGACCCGCAACGTCGGGAAGCCGAAGATCGCCTCGGCGATCGAGACGATGAAGGAGATCAACCCCTTCGTCCAGGTCGAGGCCTTCGAGACCTCCTTCCGCTCCGACAACGCGATGGAGATCGCGAAGGATTACGACATCGTCATCGACGGGACCGACAACTTCCCGACCCGCTACCTCGTGAACGACCTCTGCGTCCTCACCGGGAAGCCGAACGTCTACGGCAGCATCTTCCGCTTCGAGGGCCAGGCGACGGTCTTCTGGGGCGAGAAGGGGCCGTGCTACCGCTGCCTCTTCCCCGAGCCGCCCGAACCGGGCAGCGTCCCGAGCTGCGCCGAGGGCGGCGTCCTCGGCGTCCTGCCCGGCATCATCGGCGTCATCCAGGCCATCGAGGCCGTGAAGCTCATCACCGGCATCGGCGAACCCCTCATCGGCCGCCTCCTCCTCTTCGACGCGCTGAAGATGAAGTTCCGCGAGATGAAGCCGCGCAAGGATCCGGCGTGCCCCGTCTGCGGGCCGAACCGGACGATCCACGAACTGATCGACTACGAGGTCTTCTGCGGCACCGCCGCCGTCGAGGGCGGCGCGGCGATCAACCCGAACGGCATCTCCGAGATCACCGTGAAGGAGCTGAAGAGCTACCAGGAAATGAAGCGGGACTTCGACCTCATCGACGTCCGCGAGCCCCAGGAATGGGAGATCGCGAAGATCCCCGGGGCGAAGCTGATCCCCCTCGGCGAGCTTCCGAGGCGGCTCCACGAGCTCGACAGCTCTCGCGAGATCGTCCTCCATTGCAAGGTCGGCGCCCGGAGCATGAAGGCGGCGAAGCTCCTCCACGATTCCGGCTTCCGCAAGCTGAAGAACGTGGCCGGGGGCATCGATGCCTGGAGCCATGAAATCGATCCTTCCGTCCCCGTGTATTGA
- a CDS encoding ribonuclease D, translated as MSSLWVDSLPSLEAYTATLRHGPWLAIDTEADSLHHYKESVCLVSVRQGGHTEPNPTALIDPFSLATAEELAPFWAVAASSPWILQGADFDLRLMRRIGAPEPPEVFDTMLGAQLCGLPGIGYAALVEKYFGVKLNKASQKEDWSARPLTPAMLDYAAQDVTYLDGIREHLTAELIRLGRLDWHKEASARVLRASRVMKEIDPDEIWRINGSNKLPLSALPILREIWHWRDAEARERDLPTFKVLSNDRMLEITVWVDTHRDQDHVPNHFLPSNCRGARLIRLYDALDKGREYPPFPMPPREPRLRRNPDFERRVDAIKKGRDEVAAKIGLDPSLIASKTILFQIAEEGPEGIDRLLAENRWCQWQAEIVRPLLG; from the coding sequence ATGTCCTCTCTTTGGGTCGACTCCCTGCCCTCCCTCGAAGCCTATACCGCCACCCTCCGCCACGGGCCGTGGCTGGCGATCGACACCGAGGCCGACAGCCTCCACCACTACAAGGAAAGCGTCTGCCTCGTCTCCGTCCGCCAGGGCGGCCATACGGAGCCGAACCCGACGGCGCTGATCGATCCCTTCTCCCTCGCCACCGCCGAGGAGCTGGCGCCCTTCTGGGCCGTCGCCGCCTCGTCCCCGTGGATCCTCCAGGGGGCCGACTTCGACCTCCGTCTCATGCGCCGCATCGGCGCGCCCGAGCCGCCCGAGGTCTTCGACACGATGCTCGGCGCCCAGCTCTGCGGCCTCCCCGGCATCGGCTATGCCGCCCTCGTCGAGAAGTACTTCGGCGTGAAGCTGAACAAGGCGAGCCAGAAGGAAGACTGGTCGGCCCGCCCGCTCACCCCGGCGATGCTCGATTATGCCGCCCAGGACGTCACCTACCTCGACGGCATCCGGGAGCACCTCACGGCGGAGCTGATCCGCCTGGGCCGCCTCGATTGGCACAAGGAAGCCTCGGCCCGCGTCCTCCGGGCGAGCCGTGTGATGAAGGAGATCGATCCCGACGAGATCTGGCGGATCAACGGTTCCAACAAGCTCCCTCTCTCCGCCCTTCCGATCCTGCGCGAAATCTGGCATTGGCGCGACGCCGAGGCCCGCGAGCGCGACCTCCCGACGTTCAAGGTCCTCTCCAACGACCGGATGCTCGAGATCACCGTCTGGGTCGATACCCATCGGGACCAGGACCACGTCCCGAATCACTTCCTTCCCTCGAACTGCCGGGGTGCGCGCCTCATCCGGCTCTACGATGCCCTCGACAAGGGCCGCGAATATCCTCCCTTCCCCATGCCGCCCCGGGAGCCGCGCCTCCGCCGCAATCCCGACTTCGAGCGGCGCGTCGACGCGATCAAGAAGGGCCGCGACGAAGTGGCGGCGAAGATCGGCCTCGATCCCTCGCTGATTGCCTCGAAGACGATCCTCTTCCAGATCGCCGAGGAAGGTCCCGAGGGGATCGACCGGCTCCTGGCCGAGAACCGCTGGTGCCAATGGCAGGCGGAGATTGTGCGACCGTTGCTGGGGTAA